In Triticum aestivum cultivar Chinese Spring chromosome 5B, IWGSC CS RefSeq v2.1, whole genome shotgun sequence, the following proteins share a genomic window:
- the LOC123115842 gene encoding SKP1-like protein 1, producing the protein MATAEAGEKKMIMLKSADGEEFEVEEAVTMESRTIRHMIEDDCADKGIPIPNINSKVLSKVIEYCNKHVLAKTVDVSSGATCATASDTMAPAALAEDLKIWDAEFINVDPDTLFDLIKAASYLNIKGLLDLTCQTAADMISGKPPEEIRNFFNIQNDYLPEEEEKIRRENPWAFQ; encoded by the exons ATGGCGACCGCAGAGGCAGGTGAGAAGAAGATGATCATGCTCAAGTCGGCCGATGGCGAGGAGTTCGAGGTGGAGGAGGCAGTCACCATGGAGTCGCGGACCATCCGCCACATGATCGAGGATGACTGCGCTGACAAAGGCATCCCGATCCCCAACATCAACTCCAAGGTCCTCTCCAAGGTCATCGAGTACTGCAACAAACATGTCCTGGCCAAGACAGTCGACGTCTCTAGTGGAGCCACATGTGCTACTGCATCTGACACCATGGCTCCCGCCGCCCTTGCCGAGGACCTCAAGATCTGGGACGCAGAATTCATCAATGTCGACCCTGACACTCTCTTCGACCTCATCAAG GCTGCAAGTTACCTCAACATCAAGGGGTTGTTGGACCTGACTTGCCAGACTGCTGCAGACATGATTAGTGGCAAACCTCCGGAGGAGATCCGTAATTTCTTCAACATCCAGAACGACTACTtgccagaggaggaggagaagatccGCAGGGAGAACCCGTGGGCATTTCAGTAG
- the LOC123110809 gene encoding GPI ethanolamine phosphate transferase 3 (The sequence of the model RefSeq protein was modified relative to this genomic sequence to represent the inferred CDS: added 26 bases not found in genome assembly) translates to MAAPASRRRGSSWGRSWPLLFVAILALHSLAIYLFTRGFLLTRTELDLHSHRDDRTGVSPGCSSWPQPALDRLVIVVLDALRFDFVAPSTFFEEKQPWMDKLQVLQKLAADEKNSARIFKALADPPTTSLQRLKALTTGGLPTFIDVGNSFGAPAIVEDNIMHQLIKNGKRVVMMGDDTWTQLYPEHFNKSFPYPSFNVKDLDTVDNGVIDHLLPSLHENDWDVLIAHFLGVDHAGHIFGVDSTPMIQKLEQYNQILEDVIDTLKSLSTPGGPHENTLLLVMGDHGQTLNGDHGGGTAEEVEASLFAWSPKTPPDAVLSVLGENSCNFDLHGKEVCVSTMQQLDFAVTVSALLGIPFPFGSIGRVNPELYALSAGTWDNQMTGINACTPRDDLEAWKMRYAEALCVNSWQVKRYIDQYSGSSIIGFSAEYLHHVEELYSKAQANWSEVLKSTCPSETAKGEEFKESASSALQLQIDAYSSFLESFAKLARSAWTEFDLWLMGTGLLLMILSVITQAYILVRLNAVCQPSDQECASSRIIPKLFFAFTLVTIRAASLLSNSYILAEGRVTNFLLATSCIASVWSSATNGNFTIEEFIFLLLNIFAQFGIELGMSKQIAGPTVTKDHPVSIVCDIFGSSFCNVSMDIFPIISLAMVTCIVLKLITYAVHQRFLKYFIMCATILSYTFIANYWASESTLLSHTKAVQEIGRSLAPRFVYAIGGLSLVISVLWRLFAPVDSLKFNKRITSLSAAMLCSWSPTILMLLGRQGAFVALICITGAWCIIMFQQKYQKDLKLDATGSCVANPVSVTQWSLLAVCLFYLTGHWCTFDGLRYGAAFIGFDNFHIIRQGFLLSIDTFGVSHILPVLSLPFIAIHCYNTALKKSKVKDVTINILIQVHLMYGLITAITTTVTIVCVTIQRRHLMVWGLFAPKYVFDAIGLLLTDLLICLASLYYS, encoded by the exons ATGGCGGcgccggcgagccgccgccgcgGGTCCTCCTGGGGCCGCTCGTGGCCGCTGCTCTTCGTCGCCATCCTCGCCCTCCACTCGCTGGCCATCTACCTATTCACGCGCGGCTTCCTCCTCACCCGCACCGAGCTCGACCTCCACAGCCACCGGGACGACCGCACCGGCGTCTCCCCCGGGTGCTCCTCCTGGCCCCAGCCAGCCTTAGACCGCCTCGTAATCGTCGTCCTCGACGCCCTCAG GTTCGATTTCGTGGCACCGAGTACATTCTTTGAAG AGAAGCAGCCATGGATGGACAAGTTGCAGGTCCTGCAGAAGCTGGCTGCTGACGAGAAGAACTCTGCTAGGATCTTCAAAGCTCTGGCTGACCCACCGACCACCAGCCTTCAACGTCTTAAG GCTCTCACAACGGGTGGTCTCCCTACCTTTATTGATGTCGGCAATAGCTTTGGAGCTCCAGCAATAGTGGAAGACAATATAATGCATCAG CTGATCAAAAATGGAAAGAGGGTAGTCATGATGGGAGATGATACATGGACACAGTTATACCCAGAGCACTTCAACAAGTCATTTCCATACCCTTCTTTTAATGTTAAAGATCTCGACACG GTAGACAATGGTGTTATTGACCACTTGCTTCCTTCACTGCACGAAAATGATTGGGACGTTCTTATTGCACATTTCCTTGGTGTG GACCATGCAGGGCATATATTCGGTGTTGACTCTACCCCGATGATCCAGAAGTTGGAGCAATACAATCAAATCCTAGAG GATGTAATTGACACATTGAAAAGCCTATCAACACCTGGTGGTCCCCATGAAAATACTTTACTCCTTGTAATGGGAGATCATGGCCAAACCCTAAATGGTGACCATGGAGGAGGAACTGCTGAAGAG GTTGAAGCATCTCTGTTTGCATGGAGTCCAAAGACACCACCCGATGCTGTCTTATCTGTTCTTGGTGAAAATTCATGCAATTTTGATCTG CATGGGAAAGAAGTGTGCGTCAGCACTATGCAGCAG CTTGATTTTGCAGTAACTGTATCAGCACTACTCGGTATACCTTTTCCTTTTGGAAG CATTGGACGTGTAAACCCAGAATTGTATGCTTTGAGTGCTGGGACATGGGATAATCAAATGACGGGTATTAATGCATGCACGCCACGGGATGACCTAGAAGCGTGGAAAATGAGATATGCTGAAGCCCTTTGTGTAAATAGTTGGCAG GTAAAGAGATACATTGATCAATATTCTGGTAGTTCTATCATTGGATTTTCAGCTGAATACCTACACCATGTTGAGGAGCTGTATTCAAAAGCTCAGGCGAACTGGTCAGAGGTTTTGAAGTCTACATGCCCATCGGAAACAGCTAAGGGAGAAGAATTTAAGGAGAGCGCAAGTTCTGCTCTGCAGTTGCAAATTGATGCATACTCTAGCTTCTTGGAAAGCTTTGCAAAGCTTGCTCGCTCTGCTTGGACGGAGTTTGATTTATGGTTGATGGGCACTGGTCTTTTACTTATGATACTGTCAGTTATCACTCAGGCATACATACTTGTGAGGCTGAATGCTGTATGTCAACCATCAGATCAGGAATGTGCTAGTTCAAGGATCATCCCCAAATTATTCTTTGCTTTTACATTGGTCACGATTCGAGCAGCGAGTTTACTATCCAACAGTTATATAT TGGCAGAAGGTAGAGTTACAAACTTTCTTTTGGCCACGAGTTGCATTGCCAGTGTGTGGAGCTCGGCCACAAACGGGAACTTCACCATAGAA GAGTTTATTTTCCTTCTTCTAAATATTTTTGCACAATTTGGAATTGAGCTTGGGATGTCAAAACAAATTGCTGGGCCAACTGTTACAAAAGACCACCCAGTGAGCATCGTTTGTGACATTTTTGGTTCCAGTTTTTGCAATGTCTCCATGGATATATTCCCCATCATATCTCTTGCCATGGTGACCTGCATTGTATTAAAGCTCATCACCTATGCGGTCCATCAGAGGTTCTTGAAGTACTTCATTATGTGTGCAACCATCTTGAGCTATACATTTATAGCAAATTATTGGGCTTCCGAAAGTACTTTACTGTCTCATACTAAAGCTGTTCAAGAAATTGGAAGAAGTTTGGCTCCTCGCTTTGTTTATGCTATTGGAGGTTTGTCATTGGTAATATCTGTGCTTTGGCGATTGTTTGCCCCAGTTGATTCTTTGAAGTTCAACAAAAGGATAACTAGTTTATCAGCTGCCATGCTGTGTTCATGGAGCCCAACTATCTTGATGTTGTTGGGAAGGCAAGGTGCTTTTGTAGCGTTAATTTGCATCACTGGAG CTTGGTGCATAATAATGTTTCAGCAGAAATATCAGAAAGACTTGAAACTTGATGCAACAGGGAGTTGTGTTGCTAACCCTGTATCAGTAACACAATGGAGCCTTCTTGCAGTTTGTCTATTCTATCTGACTGGTCACTG GTGTACCTTTGATGGCCTTCGCTATGGTGCTGCATTCATTGG GTTTGACAATTTCCATATCATTCGTCAAGGGTTTCTTCTTTCTATCGATACCTTTGGTGTTTCTCACATCCTGCCAGTTCTTAGTCTTCCATTTATTGCCATCCACTGTTATAATACTGCATTGAAGAAAAGCAAGGTGAAGGATGTCACCATCAATATTCTAATACAG GTCCATTTGATGTATGGTCTAATTACAGCTATCACTACGACAGTTACAATCGTATGCGTCACGATTCAAAGGCGTCACTTGATG GTGTGGGGTTTGTTTGCACCGAAATATGTATTTGACGCGATTGGGCTTCTCCTAACAGACTTGCTAATTT
- the LOC123110808 gene encoding respiratory burst oxidase homolog protein B: MERQPGNGNANAGPPPEEHKGADGKSGSRRSTRFKEENEYVEVTLDVGADDAVAVQGVRAAGETPDAALLPRSGGLSSRLKAELRRIASAKRGGDNAPASQRRLDRSMTGAARALRGLHFLNQSVVTRGSWPEAEKRFDRLAVDGLLLRSRFGQCIGMVGSEEFAAQMFDALARRRGIVAQVLTKDELREFWEQLSDPGFDAKLQTFFDMVDKNADGRITEEELKEVLTLTASANKLTKILERVDEYTALIMEELDPDQLGYIELATLESLLLLPPSQAPTSLVAHSSNISQLISQRLVPAPDANPLRRGLTAARYFLEDNWKRVWVMALWLSINAGLFAWKFYAYRRHPTFDVMGYCVCVAKGGAETTKFNMALILLPVCRNTITWLRSRTRLGAAVPFNDNINFHKVVAGGVAVGVALHGVTHLTCDFPRLLRASDEAYEPMKRYFRQARVPDYWWFVRGVEGVTGVIMVVLMAVAYTLAHPRFRRSKLGGGNPLKRLSGFNMFWYSHHLFVVVYVALVVHGVCLYINRTWYKQTTWMYLAVPVLLYAGERLLRALRSHGLTTVRIEKVAVYPGNVIAIHMSKPHGFRYRSGQYIYVNCGEVSPFEWHPFTITSAPGDDYLSMHIRCRGDWTSRFRAIFSQICRPPSAGQSGLLRADFTSMVEHNANAKFPRLLIDGPYGAPAQDYRKYDVLLLIGLGIGATPLISIVKDVLNNVHRQGQGQGQEGEEGFMTKRVYFYWCTREEGSFEWFRGVMNEVAERDAAGEESVVELHNHCTSVYEEGDARSAMVVMLQALHHAKSGVDVVSGTRVRTHFARPCWRDVFKRVACDHQGQRVGVFYCGDQKLTPELRRLSHDFSHRTTTKFVFHKENF; this comes from the exons ATGGAGAGGCAGCCCGGGAACGGCAATGCCAATGCCGGGCCACCGCCGGAGGAGCACAAGGGCGCGGACGGCAAGAGCGGGAGCCGGCGGAGCACGCGGTTCAAGGAGGAGAACGAGTACGTGGAGGTCACGCTCGACGTCGGGGCCGACGACGCGGTGGCCGTCCAGGGCGTCAGGGCCGCCGGCGAGACGCCCGACGCGGCGCTGCTGCCCCGGAGCGGCGGCCTGTCCTCGAGGCTCAAGGCCGAGCTGAGGCGCATCGCGTCGGCGAAGCGGGGCGGCGACAACGCGCCGGCGAGCCAGCGCCGGCTGGACCGGAGCATGACCGGCGCCGCGCGCGCGCTCAGGGGCCTCCACTTCCTCAACCAGAGCGTCGTCACGCGGGGCAGCTGGCCCGAGGCGGAGAAGCGGTTCGACCGCCTCGCCGTCGACGGCCTGCTCCTCCGCTCACGCTTCGGCCAGTGCATTG GAATGGTTGGGTCGGAGGAGTTCGCGGCGCAGATGTTCGACGCGCTTGCACGGCGAAGGGGGATCGTTGCTCAGGTGCTGACCAAGGATGAGCTCCGTGAGTTCTGGGAGCAGCTATCAGATCCAGGCTTTGATGCCAAGCTCCAGACTTTCTTCGACAT GGTTGACAAGAATGCAGATGGTCGGATCACTGAAGAGGAGCTCAAAGAG GTCCTCACTCTGACGGCCTCCGCGAACAAGCTCACCAAGATCCTGGAGCGCGTCGACGAGTACACGGCATTGATCATGGAGGAGCTTGACCCGGACCAGCTCGGCTACATCGAG CTTGCGACACTGGAGTCCCTGCTGCTGCTGCCCCCTTCGCAGGCGCCGACGAGCCTGGTGGCGCACAGCTCCAACATCAGCCAGCTGATCAGCCAGAGGCTGGTGCCGGCGCCGGACGCGAACCCGCTCCGGCGGGGCTTGACGGCGGCGCGCTACTTCCTGGAGGACAACTGGAAGCGCGTGTGGGTGATGGCGCTGTGGCTGTCcatcaacgccggcctcttcgcctggaAGTTCTACGCGTACCGCCGCCACCCGACGTTCGACGTGATGGGCTACTGCGTGTGCGTGGCCAAGGGCGGCGCCGAGACCACCAAGTTCAACATGGCCCTCATCCTCCTCCCCGTGTGCCGCAACACCATCACCTGGCTCCGCTCCCGGACCAGGCTGGGCGCCGCCGTGCCCTTCAACGACAACATCAACTTCCACAAGGTGGTGGCCGGGGGCGTGGCCGTCGGCGTGGCGCTGCACGGGGTGACCCACCTCACGTGCGACTTCCCGCGCCTGCTCCGCGCCAGCGACGAGGCGTACGAGCCGATGAAGCGCTACTTCAGGCAGGCGAGGGTCCCGGACTACTGGTGGTTCGTGCGGGGCGTGGAGGGCGTCACCGGCGTCATCATGGTGGTGCTCATGGCCGTCGCATacacgctggcgcacccgcggttCCGCCGGAGCAAGCTCGGCGGGGGGAACCCGCTCAAGAGGCTCAGCGGGTTCAACATGTTCTGGTATTCCCACCACCTCTTCGTCGTCGTCTACGTCGCCCTGGTCGTCCACGGCGTCTGCCTCTACATCAACCGGACATGGTACAAGCAGACG ACATGGATGTACCTTGCCGTCCCCGTGTTGCTGTacgccggcgagcggcttcttcggGCGCTGAGGTCGCACGGACTCACCACCGTGAGGATCGAGAAGGTGGCGGTGTATCCTGGGAATGTGATAGCCATCCACATGAGTAAGCCCCACGGCTTCAGGTACAGGAGCGGCCAGTACATCTACGTCAACTGCGGCGAGGTCTCGCCGTTCGAGTG GCACCCCTTCACCATCACCTCGGCTCCCGGCGACGACTACCTCAGCATGCACATCCGGTGCCGGGGCGACTGGACGAGCAGATTCAGGGCCATTTTCTCCCAG ATATGCAGGCCACCGTCGGCAGGGCAGAGCGGCCTCCTGAGAGCCGACTTCACGTCCATGGTGGAGCACAACGCCAACGCCAA GTTCCCGCGGCTGCTGATCGACGGGCCCTACGGCGCGCCGGCGCAGGACTACCGCAAGTACGACGTGCTCCTCCTCATCGGCCTCGGCATCGGCGCCACGCCGCTCATCAGCATCGTCAAGGACGTGCTCAACAACGTCCACcggcaggggcaggggcaggggcaggaGGGCGAGGAGGGGTTCATGACGAAGCGGGTCTACTTCTACTGGTGCACGCGGGAGGAAGGCTCCTTCGAGTGGTTCCGCGGCGTGATGAACGAGGTGGCGGAGCGCGACGCCGCCGGCGAGGAGTCCGTGGTGGAGCTGCACAACCACTGCACCAGCGTGTACGAGGAAGGCGACGCGCGGTCGGCCATGGTGGTGATGCTGCAGGCGCTCCACCACGCCAAGAGCGGCGTGGACGTGGTGTCCGGGACCCGCGTCCGCACCCACTTCGCCAGGCCCTGCTGGCGAGACGTCTTCAAGCGCGTCGCCTGCGACCACCAGGGGCAGCGCGTCGGGGTCTTCTACTGCGGCGACCAGAAGCTCACGCCGGAGCTCAGGCGGCTGTCGCACGACTTCTCGCACCGGACCACCACCAAGTTCGTCTTCCACAAGGAGAACTTCTGA